In Meleagris gallopavo isolate NT-WF06-2002-E0010 breed Aviagen turkey brand Nicholas breeding stock chromosome 5, Turkey_5.1, whole genome shotgun sequence, a single window of DNA contains:
- the WEE1 gene encoding wee1-like protein kinase isoform X2 gives MNVGRSEKHDSDIRQTPHVNINPFTPDSMFLHNSEGQCRRRKRTHWNDSCGEDMEASDGEPEDEAIRPAKRITITESNMKSRYATEFHELEKIGSGEFGSVFKCVKRLDGCIYAIKRSKKPLAGSVDEQNALREVYAHAVLGQHSHVVRYYSAWAEDDHMLIQNEYCNGGSLADAISENYKNMRYFTEPELKDLLLQVARGLKYIHSMSLVHMDIKPSNIFISRTSVPNTTSEEGDDDEWSSDRVIFKIGDLGHVTRVSSPQVEEGDSRFLANEVLQENYTHLPKADIFALALTVVCAAGAEPLPTNGDQWHEIRQGKLPRIPQVLSQELLDLLKVMINPDPEKRPSAVALVKHSVLLSAAKKSAEQLRIELNAEKFKNSLLQKELKKAQMAKAAAEERALFTDRMTTRSTTQSRPSRLIGKKMNRSVSLTIY, from the exons ATGAACGTTGGGAGGTCGGAGAAGCACGACTCAGATATTAGACAAACACCTCATGTGAATATTAATCCCTTCACTCCCGATTCCATGTTCCTTCACAACTCTGAAGGGCAGTGTCGAAGAAGGAAGAGAACGCACTGGAATGA CTCTTGTGGAGAGGACATGGAAGCAAGTGATGGAGAGCCCGAGGATGAAGCTATCAGACCTGCTAAG AGAATCACAATCACAGAAAGTAATATGAAGTCACGGTATGCAACCGAATTTCATGAGCTGGAGAAGATCGGATCTGGTGAATTTGGTTCTGTGTTTAAATGTGTGAAGAGGCTTGATGGCTGTATTTATGCTATAAAAAGATCCAAGAAGCCCTTAGCTGGCTCAGTGGATGA GCAAAATGCTTTAAGAGAGGTTTATGCACATGCAGTTCTGGGGCAACATTCTCATGTAGTAAGATACTACTCTGCGTGGGCAGAAGATGATCATATGCTTATACAGAATGAATACTGCAATG GTGGCAGTTTAGCCGATGCCATAAGTGAGAATTACAAGAACATGCGTTATTTTACTGAGCCAGAGCTGAAGGACCTGCTGCTTCAGGTGGCTCGAGGCTTAAAGTACATACATTCAATGTCACTGGTACACATGGATATCAAACCTA GTAACATTTTCATATCCAGGACATCGGTGCCAAATACAACTTCAGAAGAAGGTGATGATGATGAATGGTCATCTGATAGAGTCATATTTAAAATAG GTGACCTTGGCCATGTAACTCGAGTATCAAGTCCGCAAGTGGAAGAAGGCGACAGCCGTTTCCTTGCAAATGAAGTCCTACAGGAG aactaCACTCATTTGCcaaaagcagatatttttgCTCTTGCTCTAACCgttgtctgtgctgctggggctgaaCCTCTTCCAACTAATGGTGACCAGTGGCATGAAATTCGACAAGGAAAACTACCAAGAATACCACAAGTGCTTTCTCAAGAACTGCTGGATTTACTAAAA gtTATGATCAACCCTGATCCAGAGAAAAGACCTTCAGCTGTGGCGCTCGTCAAGCATTCcgtgctgctgtctgctgcaaAGAAGAGTGCAGAGCAGCTGCGAATAGAATTGAATGctgaaaaattcaaaaattcaCTCTTGCAGAA AGAGTTGAAGAAGGCACAGATGGCAAAGGCTGCAGCTGAAGAGAGAGCTCTGTTCACTGACAGAATGACAACTAGATCCACAACACAAAGTAGACCATCTCGACTCATTGGCAAGAAAATGAACCGCTCAGTTAGTCTTACTATATACTGA
- the WEE1 gene encoding wee1-like protein kinase isoform X1, translating into MNVGRSEKHDSDIRQTPHVNINPFTPDSMFLHNSEGQCRRRKRTHWNDSCGEDMEASDGEPEDEAIRPAKRITITESNMKSRYATEFHELEKIGSGEFGSVFKCVKRLDGCIYAIKRSKKPLAGSVDEQNALREVYAHAVLGQHSHVVRYYSAWAEDDHMLIQNEYCNGGSLADAISENYKNMRYFTEPELKDLLLQVARGLKYIHSMSLVHMDIKPSNIFISRTSVPNTTSEEGDDDEWSSDRVIFKIGDLGHVTRVSSPQVEEGDSRFLANEVLQENYTHLPKADIFALALTVVCAAGAEPLPTNGDQWHEIRQGKLPRIPQVLSQELLDLLKVMINPDPEKRPSAVALVKHSVLLSAAKKSAEQLRIELNAEKFKNSLLQKELKKAQMAKAAAEERALFTDRMTTRSTTQSRPSRLIGKKMNRSESTVRWEAEATGVGTG; encoded by the exons ATGAACGTTGGGAGGTCGGAGAAGCACGACTCAGATATTAGACAAACACCTCATGTGAATATTAATCCCTTCACTCCCGATTCCATGTTCCTTCACAACTCTGAAGGGCAGTGTCGAAGAAGGAAGAGAACGCACTGGAATGA CTCTTGTGGAGAGGACATGGAAGCAAGTGATGGAGAGCCCGAGGATGAAGCTATCAGACCTGCTAAG AGAATCACAATCACAGAAAGTAATATGAAGTCACGGTATGCAACCGAATTTCATGAGCTGGAGAAGATCGGATCTGGTGAATTTGGTTCTGTGTTTAAATGTGTGAAGAGGCTTGATGGCTGTATTTATGCTATAAAAAGATCCAAGAAGCCCTTAGCTGGCTCAGTGGATGA GCAAAATGCTTTAAGAGAGGTTTATGCACATGCAGTTCTGGGGCAACATTCTCATGTAGTAAGATACTACTCTGCGTGGGCAGAAGATGATCATATGCTTATACAGAATGAATACTGCAATG GTGGCAGTTTAGCCGATGCCATAAGTGAGAATTACAAGAACATGCGTTATTTTACTGAGCCAGAGCTGAAGGACCTGCTGCTTCAGGTGGCTCGAGGCTTAAAGTACATACATTCAATGTCACTGGTACACATGGATATCAAACCTA GTAACATTTTCATATCCAGGACATCGGTGCCAAATACAACTTCAGAAGAAGGTGATGATGATGAATGGTCATCTGATAGAGTCATATTTAAAATAG GTGACCTTGGCCATGTAACTCGAGTATCAAGTCCGCAAGTGGAAGAAGGCGACAGCCGTTTCCTTGCAAATGAAGTCCTACAGGAG aactaCACTCATTTGCcaaaagcagatatttttgCTCTTGCTCTAACCgttgtctgtgctgctggggctgaaCCTCTTCCAACTAATGGTGACCAGTGGCATGAAATTCGACAAGGAAAACTACCAAGAATACCACAAGTGCTTTCTCAAGAACTGCTGGATTTACTAAAA gtTATGATCAACCCTGATCCAGAGAAAAGACCTTCAGCTGTGGCGCTCGTCAAGCATTCcgtgctgctgtctgctgcaaAGAAGAGTGCAGAGCAGCTGCGAATAGAATTGAATGctgaaaaattcaaaaattcaCTCTTGCAGAA AGAGTTGAAGAAGGCACAGATGGCAAAGGCTGCAGCTGAAGAGAGAGCTCTGTTCACTGACAGAATGACAACTAGATCCACAACACAAAGTAGACCATCTCGACTCATTGGCAAGAAAATGAACCGCTCA GAAAGTACTGTGAGGTGGGAAGCTGAAGCCActggagttggaactggatga